The DNA segment TCAAGTATTATATTACGAAGTGATATGTTTTATCTTCTTTTACATACAAATTTTACTCAAATTCTATTTCTGAATAATAATATTCAAGTTATCGATTTCTAAATAATAATGTACATGTTATCAAAGTTGTCTcaccatttatttatttatatgtatAAAGTGACGTCGTTTACACTTTTTGTtctttaatcagtaaatataATATAACATTTTAGAAATTCATTTTCTGTAACGACAAACAAATACTATACAAGCTCAGCCACCCTAGCAAATCTATTGGCGAAAGGCCCCCTACGCTTTACGTACGCAGACAACTCTAGTGACCAGGCTCACCTACCATTTCTATTGGAAGATCATGGGGTTACCTCCTCCCAAACCAATTGAACTAAGACTTTATCTACGAAGACTGGTCAAATGTGTTTGATCTTTTTCTTTACAGTGTCGAACCGAATTGATACCATTTAAACAACATCGGTACCAGAATCCTCGATTTTATGGTTTTCTCGGCTTCTCGCAATagagttttctttttcttttggtaTCGTATTGTATTGTAGCAGGCTATATATCAATTGCTAGTAATCAAACTAATGCTGGCCAAACAACATTAATATTGATACCagtatttatttttttacttatttttttacTGGTCTATGTAAAACAGGTGTCGATACTAGGGATGAGTTCGGTACGTCCGGTACCGAAAGAACTggtaccgaaaatccccaaaagtgggtaccggtataTACCCGGTTCGATACGGTTCgataccggtatttgagggtaaaaaccggtaaatactagtaccgaaccgataccgaaaatgctAAAAGTCGGTACCAAATCGATACCGAAAAAGTGCCCGGTTGGTAAATTCAGTACCGATACCGGTTGGGTACCGGAAACGTTTTACTCATCCCTAGTCGGTACCCTGTTAACCGTATATTTTCCAATTGCTATATCAATCGAAAACCCACAAACTAACTAGTTTACACCGAATCACCCCCAAGAATTTATGTGATTTACTCGAACACCATATATCCATCCATCAACAACAACCTGAGAACTAAACACGTGTTCCTCTCCAGCTGCATGCCGACaactcaccaccaccatcatctaccAGTAGTAGCAGAACAGAAACCCTTTTGTCTTCGTCCTCTTCACTCGCCGCTTCAATTATTCTCATTATCATCATATATGATATACCCACCCATCCCATCAGTTAACTCTTATCTATCTTCCTCTTCTCTATCATCAGCTATAGCTTCATTAGTTGTATGTCGATGATGATGGATAGCATCAACTCCGTCCTCAATTGGGTTGTACCACCGGCGAGTCTGGTGATGCTAGCTCTTTCATGGCCCACGCTTACTTTCATCAACACATGTGAAAAGATTTACTATTCCTTCTTTGTTGAAGATATCGCCAACAAAGTTGTTGTCGTCACCGGCGCTTCTTCTGGAATCGGCGAGGTTCGGTTTGGACAGTTTTAATTGCATATAGATAGATAGGCTGGTTTATGGTTCGGTTTTAACGGTTTTATGATTTATAGTCCAGTTTACGTTTTGGAACTTGGAACCGTTTAATGAATAATCTATATGAGTTTTGTATATTTAATACAAAATTATATTGGCAAATTGTATATAAACAATCCCAACTTTCTAAATTTTGttgataataatcccaacttagttattattattattattattttttaatctGTGAAGTTAAATTCTATAGTGGCTTAGTTATTTGctgataataatccgaactgatCCACTTTTAGCCGATAATAGCCCGCCGTTAAAAataacttaacagagttaagtttttctttttttttttttttttttttttttttttttcaaattacaaaccgatgttttagggattttgatcagaacaaggatacgagtcgatttatgtaaaacttaccttgaaacGGTGGTAGAAACgtcttgatttttgttaattggaagtataaacacccgaattgaagcactgTTTTCGTCGTTTGGGGCAATATTTtaaagttttacatcaatcaactcgtatcttcgttctaatcaaaagctctaaaacatcggtttgtaatgcGGAAAAAAGCtcaactccgttaagctatttttaacgcagACTATTATCGGCTAAAAATGGACAAGTTCGGATTATTATCAGCAAATAAGCAAATAactgagttgagattattatcggccaaattgagaaagttgggattatttaaatccaatttgtcAATTATATTTAGGTGTATAATGAATAATCTTTGTGAGTTTTGTATATAAATACAAAATTATAGTTTAAAACAACTTTTTTGGTCAAAAATCGTAAAACTACTAACATCTGCTGGTTTGGCAGACCCAACAAACCTGTCGGGAACTGACCGAACCGTCCAAACCGAAGAAATCCGGCCAGCTTGGACGGTTTGAAATATTTATGGTTCGGTTTGACGGGTTTGATGGTTTACTGGTCTGGAAATTGGAACCGGCTGTGTAAACTAGATAaagttatatttatattatttctGTTGTGTTAAGTTATATAAAGTTACATGTATATATTATATTGATTAATAATCTTTATAAAGTTCTTTTTAATTTAATACAAGGTTATGATCTTAgataaaaatattttcttttaaacCGGTAAAATTGAACCGTCAAACGGTAGAATTTTCGTGAAAATCGGCCGAGCAGGACCATGAACACTCTTGGTTGTTGGTTGGTATGTGGCTATTTGTCCAATAAATTGTTTGGATTATGAAGAATAATTTTTGACAGCAAATTGCGTACGAATATGCGAAGAGAGGAGCAAATCTTGTGTTGGTGGCTCGGAGAGATCAAAGATTGCGTGGGATCAGTGAGAATGCTAGACGATTGGGTGCACCAAATGTGTTGAGAATGGCGGCGGATGTTGTCAAAGAAGAAGATTGTAGGAGATTCATCAACGAGACGATAAGTACTTTTGGAAGAGGTAATGTGGTTCATTTCATTGAACATGAAACTGCTTATATATGTGTTTATTATGATTCAACAATCAACAAAAATTAATCAAGTTGTTATACCTAACTGCTTATTATCAAACAGGTTGTGTTTGTGTTAATATGTTTAACACGCTCAATAAGTTGGCGCGTTCATTGTAAACATGTTAACTAAGTAGGTCGATATACTAACAATTTACGACCCTTTAAGTTATAACCCACTTATTACAACTCGTTCAACTATTTACACCGTTAAAATATTGCTAAAACATGATTGCAAACTGTTGAACTCGCTTTGATAAATaggtatgtttgatttatttgacaTGGATAATATATTGGTTGCCCCTTAGCAATGGCAAGATCTTCATGGGCGTTGCCCTTCTTCCCTACTCACACCACTTGACTTTTTGCCCCCTTTGCCTTCCCCCTTCCATTATGGAGGCAAAGCCTCCAATGTCTACATGACGCCTACTTGGTAGGGCTTTGCCCCCTTGCCCACCAAACCGTGTAGTCTAagacagtggcggaactagaagaaaaattcaggggtatcccaatttttttttttacatagaCCCGTTCCTAAGAAATCGAGCCCCCCTTCCCTGTGTAGCTAGTAAAAATGAGccctttaatttttttcttttacatatgGCCATCCCTGAGAATTTGAGAGCCCTTGTGGGCCCTGTGCGGCTAgtaaatattttatatatatatatatagaattatTAGGTTACAAACACTTGTATCACATGGgacacgagttgaataaacaaATATTAAACAGTTAGTAATAAGATTTAgaaattataatataatataatattttgagataaGATATAACTGAAATTATGTATTACTTAGGTTTAGATACGTTTAGTGTGAATGTTTATATAATATTTCTTTACATTTACTCCTTTTATTAAATCATATATATTTAGAAAGAACTATTTCAATATTTCTTCATGTATTATTTTcattttaacctttttttttatatatcattttcatttttaaccttttCAGTTGTGAACCTTGTAGGCACATATCATCTTTAAGGAACCTTTAGTAGatgtaaaaaatatatataagcaaagtaaaaaaaaataaaacaaacaagtaaTGGGTACAATAAGTTAAAAAAACTAAATCGTTAAATATTAATTGAAGTTTGAATAACTATTAATATTAATTGAAATTTACCTTTAAAAAAATCTTAATTGAAATTTGAATAATTGTAAATTCTGACTTTGACTTGACTTTTGACAGACTCCTTTTCATTAATAACCCCATTCATTATCCCAATgcttattttatatattatattaataaatataactttcatcatcttctttaagaactttcatcttcttctttaacAAGTTGTGTCTACCGCTGCAAGTTTCCACCGGGAAATTTTGTTTCTGTCAACCATAAAATTTCATTTCTTATCTTCATCTACATTCAGGGGTATCCTAACATTTCCTTAGGGGTATCCCGGAATATAAAATGAAGATTGTAACAAAAAAATTACACTTCGCCAAGAAAGTTGAGAGGTATCCCGGGCTACACCTCGTAACTACGTAGATCCGCCCCTGGTCTAAGAGGCATTTTCCGCCACATCATCATCGTAACACCCATTCAATAAATGAGTCATGGTTAACGTCCCTTAATGTCTTTTCAATAattattttccaatttttttCTCTTCATTTTTCGTTCTACTTAAAAAACGTCCCTTCCTCTTTATGCCCCTATAACACACGCGcgcacggggggggggggggtgtaatTAAGCCACTTAACGCCCCAATAATGCCCGTTACATATGGTCTAGATCACTTTTTCGTTTActccattttttttattatagttGGTTACATTGTTTTTATTATTCAATATTACATAAGAACGTAACACTTTACAAAGTGGAGTTTAAGCGCAAGCTCTTAAGGTCGTTTGAATATGAATTTCGAGGGATAAGATAGACAATAAAGTAAAACAGAATTGGAATAAATTATTTTTCGACTTTGAATGTAATATGAACCTTGTATATTCTCAATGAAAACTCCGATGTCATGTTGGAACGTTATAAGTCcgaattattattctaattataTATATCGCGTTTTGTGCAGTCGACCATCTAGTAAACACGACAAGCTTAGGACATACCTTCTATTTTGAGGAAGCAAATGACGCATCCGTGTTCCCTATGTTAATGGTATAACTTGAACTCAAAAGGTCTTCAGGGCTTTTAATCATTGGATTTTGTACAATTTCTTTTTGTTACATTTCAGGATATCAATTTTTGGGGGAACGTATATCCTACCTATGTGGCGCTACCGTACCTAAGACAGAGTCACGGCCGGATCGTAGTTAATGCTGCAGTCGAGAACTGGTTACCTCTCCCTAGGATGAGCTTATATTCCGTGAGTGCATTTGTCCGCTATGGATGGTATATCGGAAGGGTTGGGGTTGGGTGACACGTCAAAGCAgttgatttatttataaaaatcaaaatGGGTTGACCAGAAACACTGTTTGTCCTACATTTATGTGTTAAGTATGATCACATAAATAGATAATCCAATTCATAAATACAGTTTAGGTAACTTTAAAAGCATTTGACAAGTTTATATTGCCATCTTGCCTTCCTTCTTTGATCTTATGCATTTGACCTTTTAAAGATGAAGGTAATCGAAAACGATCCATTTATTTAATGACCACCTCTAGAAACAATCTTTTATTTCTTGTATGGTCCTTGTACATTGATacttataatatataatatattctGGCCAGGCAGCCAAAGCCGCTCTAGTGAACTTCTATGAGACGTTGAGGTATGAATTGAACGGAGAAGTTGGAATCACAATTGCTACACATGGTTGGATTGGAACCGAGATGACCCATGGGAAATTCATGCTAGAAGAAGGTGCAGAGATGCAGTGGAAGGAAGAAAGAGAAGTAAGTTTGTCGAGATTccattttatgttttcaaatgctaGTAGATGTGACACTCGTGTTATTTAAACCATCCTTTTACGAGTCTTCCATGTAGAGGTGGCAATTTCGGTCTAGTTACTAAAATAAGTTCATTTCGGTTTCATTTCTCTTAACAAGTtgaataattacaaaaaaaaaaaaaaaaaaataagattgCGCACAATGCAATCATCTTCAACACATTAATTAGCAAGTAAACATTAGCATATCAACATAAAAATGTTAGTTGaaaccatagttgttaaaagccaccGCTTCTCGCGCCTAGGTccatttttcaggcgaggcgaggCAATTGAGCTTTAAGTCGAGGCAATTGAGCTTTAATTTTGTAGGTGATGGTTCAGGCGCACATTCCGGCGAACTCCTATATTCTTGAGAGTTTtaggccaaattctctaaattctggCAAGATTCCAGCCAGATTTCTACTTCTATCTAAGAAAAATCACTTTTCTACAATAATACACTAATATATTAGAACTGTTGGTACCAAATAGATtatattaaatgttatataatagcttttgtttattttatttgaaaaataGTATTATTTTTCTATCTCATAatatatttttagattttttattgtGCGCTTTTATTTTCTTAATCCCTTGTattttttgcgctttgcgcctaggctccaggcgaggcctatgcgccttgagtacACCTAATGCCTTTAATAACTAGGGTTGAAACTAAAAttttacctatttttacatgttacCACTCTTGAACTAGTGCTTACATCGTGTTTGTTCCTTATGAATCATGATACCAAGGTACAAGCTTCGGGTAGTCCGGTGGAAGAGTTTGCGAAACTGATTGTATCAGCGGCTGTTCGAGGAAGTGCAAATGTGAAGTTCCCAAGCTGGTACGAcgtgtttcttttgtacaaggcgTTTGCACCTGACGTGCTGACGTGGACATTCCGCTTGCTTCTATCGCCACAAGGCAAGAGGACAACTTCTTTCATTGGTACAGGATCAAGACCTCTTTTAGAAGCCCCGTCCCCACCATATCGACAGACCGTGGTCGCACACATCTCTCCTCGAATCCAGCTTGTTGAGTGAAGACGGATCATCTACAATCTACATTTTCAATTTGTTTACGTTGTTAATAATGTTTTATAAAGAATGGGCTTGAATAATATTTGATGGTTTGAGTTGTTTGAACAAAAAATGTAGGTATTGTTAAAAACTGGGGTGTAAACTTTTATATATGTTTGTATTTACaggtttttatataaattttaaaaaaaagtatgttctatttatataaataagaaatatgttttatgttatactataatataatttattaaataaagaattatttTTTACAGTTTAAAAATAACTTGTTTATAATAGtttatatattttgtattttttttctaaatttgcGATTTTGGAGTATTGTATTTTTCTTTAAACTAGTTAGTTAAACAAATGATaagaaaatataaaataaatatattcaagttaaataataataaaatatacttaattaattaattttagtAAATCAAATATGGAACAACCCATATGTAAGTCATGATCCATACATAAAGAATGTGATTTACGTTATTGTTTTAGATTTAAACGAAAAAGTAAAGTTTTAAGAAAGTTAAGGGGGTTAGTTGTAACATTAGTATATAAAGGGAAATAACAGCAAAAgtaaaaaggaaaaacaatgaTCACAACACTACTTAAGAAGAGTGGAAGAGGGGTCGAACCCCTGACATTCTGTTTACAGTAGCGACAACGAACCACCAGACCAATTTAGTATTTTAGTTCTTATAAGAGCCACCGACTTTCTCTTTTAAGTTGTTATAGAATTTGCGATTTTAGAGTATTAAAAATTACAAtttaaaagataaaataaaaattttgggttAACACGTTAAACGGTGCACTCTAAGATCAAAAGACCTAAGATGATGCGTAGTCATTtgggtgaataatgccccaccTTTGGGCGTTGTCCGTCACGTGTCGTCCTAGTCAGCAAatgggcgtttttctaaaatgggtgtagtgaggATATGAgcattatgttaaaaggtgtgtaaagaataaaaaaaaaaccatgaaaAAACTTGATTGGCCAAAAAAGAAGGGTTTAGATGTGATTGGTCAATGGAATGCCCCATATGGCGTGGACTATTGCATGCTCCTTGCATTTTTTTCGAAAAAACGCCCATGGGGGCCGAGAGTTTGGGGCGTGATTGGTATTAAAAACGCCCAGATCACAAcgactacgggtggtctaaaAAGAGTTTAATCTTGCAGTTAATTTTCGTGTCGTGTTCAGGTTCATGCGTTGATTTACAGATTCATATCGTGTTCGTCAATTCGCGAACACTTACTATTTAACAATAGAATCCGAAAATTACACTGACTTCTACATAAGCTAAACGAAGTCGGTGCAACCTTTGCGAGATATAACTGACATAATCGTAAAAAGAAAAGGCAAATATATAACATATACAATCATCGGTTACATATATATGATTAAAATTAATCAACCACAAACTTGTAAAACTGTCAGAAAACCCAAAAAAGTAACATCAAAGAAGTAACTTGAAGC comes from the Helianthus annuus cultivar XRQ/B chromosome 4, HanXRQr2.0-SUNRISE, whole genome shotgun sequence genome and includes:
- the LOC110936058 gene encoding 11-beta-hydroxysteroid dehydrogenase B, which encodes MSMMMDSINSVLNWVVPPASLVMLALSWPTLTFINTCEKIYYSFFVEDIANKVVVVTGASSGIGEQIAYEYAKRGANLVLVARRDQRLRGISENARRLGAPNVLRMAADVVKEEDCRRFINETISTFGRVDHLVNTTSLGHTFYFEEANDASVFPMLMDINFWGNVYPTYVALPYLRQSHGRIVVNAAVENWLPLPRMSLYSAAKAALVNFYETLRYELNGEVGITIATHGWIGTEMTHGKFMLEEGAEMQWKEEREVQASGSPVEEFAKLIVSAAVRGSANVKFPSWYDVFLLYKAFAPDVLTWTFRLLLSPQGKRTTSFIGTGSRPLLEAPSPPYRQTVVAHISPRIQLVE